From the Lactuca sativa cultivar Salinas chromosome 9, Lsat_Salinas_v11, whole genome shotgun sequence genome, the window CTAGAAATTCAATTGCATAGTCCATATAGAATTAATAAGATTACATGGAATAGTAAATACGCTTTCTGCTAATTATTTGTGTTAATGTTAGCAATTTTCTACACTTTCTAAAAATTAATAAtgtcataatttttttaatttcacaTGGAAGATTTTAAACGACGACAGACGTGACTTGGCTACAATGTCAAGACTTTAGCTTTTTCGAGTCGTAACGAGTCACGTTGTTTGTAAAtcatgactatatatatatatatatatatatatatatatatatatatatatatatatatatatatatatatatatatatatatatatatatgacttaaCTCGACATTTTTTAAAAGTTTAGCATCAACTACAAGTCTTGGAGCTATGACGAAACCATGACAAACTTTTTACAACATTGATTTTTTCTTAGGTTATCCAGTGGTGAAACATTAATTTAACTAAGGGAAATTGACctattaaggtaattaacttttcggtttgttcacatcttggtaactatcttttttagtacacatctaggtaacgaactttttgaaagtgttcacatatgacaatTATGACCGACTGTAGCAGGTTACGTCCGGTCATAACTGGTCATATGTTAACACTCCCAAAAAGTTCGTtaactaaatgtatacaaaaaaaagatagttactcAGATGCGAACATACCAAAAATATAAGAGTAAATTaaatgaatggtccctatggtttgagtaatttatgtgtttggtccctaacttatattttaactcggatgatccatattgtttgtttttgttgtgcGTTTGACTCCTGTCTTAGCTCAAAAGACTATTATGGTTTTAACTCGGATGATCCAATAATGgttttaatatatacaaaaagggaatattgtttatttttgttgtgcaTTTGGTTCATCAACCTACTAATTATGGTTTCAATTGTTATATGCTTGTTTGAACTTCCAAGTTAACCTTTATATAATTTTCTTTAATTTATAATCTTTTGTGACTTGTTTTAACTTTGAAGCGTGAAATGTAAATTATGGGATTTTAATTAAATTTCCGGGTTTTCTGTTTTCCTTTGTTAAAATCTTTGAAAAGAAAATTGGAAATTGGAAATAGAAAGaaaacataaaccaaatgggGATGTTCACCCACCATGCAACAACATTTTCATTCATTCAACCACCAAACCAGATATTTCCTATAAATGGTTCATCAACCAACATGCAAATTGACTAGTTGACTAgtgattttattaatattattctACATCGTTTCCATTTTCTTTTACTTTATCAATTAATCATTATCGATGTAAGGTTTTACCACATACATCTCCTCAAATTGACAGAAATGTGTCGTCAAAAAATCTCTGACACTAACAAATAATCGTGAGTTAATGGTTATACATGTATGACAACGATAGGTGAGATATacggaaaataataaaaaaaaatccaaatttttGTAATGTAAATCTCATAGTTAGTTATATAGTTGTTGGTTAGGTTATCTAGTTTTTTTGAAAATATGGAGCAACCAACCTTGAGCATATATATACATCCAATAATCCTAAAGGTAAAATTGAGTAATAGAATGGGAAACCAAGTTTTGGTGGTGTTTCTTAGCCTCATAGCCTTTGGTTTTGCAATAACATCCAATGCTAACACATACACAGTTGGGGATAACTCTGGATGGGATATTAGCACGAATCTTGATACATGGGAACAAGACAAGAAGTTCATCGTTGGTGATGTTTTGGGTAACTATTCTTTTATTTTGTATATGTGTTTTAgttgttatttgtttttattgATTTTAAGAAGGTATTCTTTTGTTCTTTCAGTGTTTCAGTATGCATCTACCGATAGTGTGTGTGAGGTGGGCAAAGAGAGTTTTCAAACATGCAATACCACAAATGTTATAAAGTGTTTTAGCGATGGGAATACGTCTATTCCGTTGACAAGTCCTGGGGAAAGGTATTTCTTTTGTGGTAATAGATTGTATTGTTATTCTGGGATGAAGCTCGATGTACTCGTGGAAAGAAATCAGTCGATTGTGGCGGAGGCGCCTCTTACTGGTGTACCAGAGGCGGAGAGTGGTGGCTCTAAGAACAATAATCCTTCAACTGTTGTACCTAGCACTGCAATGTTTGTCCGTGTTGGATCGGAGTCGGTATGCTTAGGGATTTTCGGTCTTTTAGgcattttgatttggattttttAGTGTGTATTAATTTACGCACAATTCTTGTAACAATGCTTTTTTATTTgataaattaaataatttatgATGGTTTGTGACATTTAAAAATTTTTACAGTATTTTCTGCATTACATATCTATATTGATATATTGACAACACAATTTGCAAGATGACTAGTCTTTTCTAGTATTCATATCTTACTAAGTAATTTTAAGCATTGGTACAAGTGCAAGTTCACCAATTCATAATGTTAAATAGAAAGTcgtattttgtttttttctttacaTAAAGATTAACAACGTTATAAGATATGTAGGttcaaaaaataaacaaattataTGACATTACCACATAACAATATAACAACATGAAAATGATTTATATTCATTTATAAACATCGGTGATTTAATGTTCAGAGATAAACAACATGACCATTgtcatatgcttatgtgatataaCTGGGTTATGTGTTAAACCTCTCCAttatgggatatatatatatatatatatatatatatatatatatatatatatatatatatatatatatatatatatatatatatatatatatatatataaatataaaccataattattgtgtgaatgtaaGACTAAATGTGGTCCAATCATTTCAttataataatttaaataattaaattaattattatccAAATTAAATATCTCTAATTTAGGCAACTCATcaatatttttaattcaaaatccacTATTTTAGGACGTCTAACCCATCgcaattaaaatattataatcgATATAAATCTCTACTTTCACCATTGTAGAACCTCATCAACATGTAGCTCACTCCTTTGAAGTTATCgttcatatatattttttctttaacAACTATGTTATCGTCCATATTAAAGGCTATCAATACCAGACACAAAGAttgagatttcacatgctacattTATGTGTTAGAAAATAGGTTAcatgtctactcaatactaatTCATTAAAAAACTGACATAATGGGATATCAAGTGATGTATTCTTAAAGAATTCTTCagattaattcttatagaatatgtCGTGCTTAATCTTAAAGAATACAATAACTTTATTCTAAATGAATGCGTAATTAATTTTAATGAATGCATAATttttattctaaaagaatacGAAAAACAGATaggattttttgtttttaatacatGATTTTAACAAACATGTTGGAAAAGAAAAACCCCAATAATTACCACCAACTTTAACAAACATGTTCTCGTTCccaactaaacttttctaattcTTCAAGAATGATGTTCTATTACTTATGATCATGACATGTACTACTGCGTTATTCTTCAATTTTATTCAATAAAGTTAAAATACATTTagtaatggtgaaaaccttaatcgattacatgtgttatagtGCTTCATTCTTGATGAATAATACGAACAACAAAGCTAATGTCGGAAAATCAAAGTCATCATCGTCTGGTGCTTACGGAAAATGAACAATATTCTTAAACTTTAATTGAAAGTTCTTTTTTAACCTCGAGCCCAATCTCCTACtcttcattctttttttttttctacacCTAGGAATTCTTGATTTTGGTTTTCAGAAATGTGCTCATGTTTTTTAGTGTGAGAATTGACTGACAATCTTGCAACTTATAATCCTTCACGATTCTTTAGCAATAGTTGTAGAATGAAGGTGAATTAGTATTTTGGTTCCAAGATTATAGATTGTTGAAGATAATCAGGTATCTCAATTTAGCCAACATTTCCTTATTTGAATATTTGCAGAAAgtcaataatatcatataaacgGTTACTTCTATAAACATATTAAAGATATTCTTATTAATTACAATAATGCCATAACATTCTTAGcctttagattttttttaatcCAACAGTCCTCATTAAGTCTACATTCACACTATACTTAagtttcacatttaatcctaaccctatatatatatatatatatatatatatatatatatatatatatatatatatatatatatatatatatatatatatatatatatattgtaaggtttaatagagaaccataattaacaagGAACAAACGAACCAATCGTGAGCATTGGAAATTATAATGATCAACGGCCAAGTAAATAGATGTACACTTTTACATTGGACGCACACATACGAGATTATACCAAAAAATTCACCTCCTTACCAAAAAACTCAcctatttttttcgtttaaaattttttaggccacattttgtataaaaaaaccgaatataccgttgttctcaatttttcgtcctctttccatagaaatccatgttgatatataaaaaatgattttttttttcgaaaaaaaatacTTCATTTTGCTAGTTTTTTccatatttaagtttattttttctaaaaaaaataattataccaaaaatattaattttttgtactctattaataaacatcaacatcgattaagaaaaaaataataataaaataataaaagctGCAACAATGTAGATTCACACTGTAaatctaaactataaatatttcaACTTTAACATTCATAATGTGAAAAAGCTCGAACAGTTCAGATTCAaattgtgaatctgacttactattatgcATATTGTGAATCTGAGaagattcacaaaaaaaaaaatgatcagtatagattcacactgtgaatgtgaatctaaactgtaaatatttcaaattttaacattcacaatgtgaaaaagctcATATAGTTCAGATTCATACTGTGAGTCAGACTTATTATTatgcacactgtgaatctgagaaggttcacaatgtgaatatgaACAGGTTCACAATATGAATTTGAACAGGTTCATAATGTGAATCTGAATTAAAATATCGTTTTTTTTTTACATGAATATGAatttatgtttaaaaagtacaaaaaaaacatgaattttgatatatttattaattttttttctatataaaaaaatagaccttaacttttcAACAACGAAAATAAAGtgagtttttttcaaaaaaaaatttgtatatcatcatggatctctTTGGAAAGATGACGGgaaatcgtgaacaacggtatactcgttttttttttttttgataaaaaacatgacctaaaaaattttaaacgaaaaaaaaaataggTTTGTTATAATCCGATGCATGTGTCcattgtaaaagtctacaaccCTTCCTTTTGTCattgatcgctttaaatttcgATGCTTTGGATTGCTTCCTTGGTTCCTTGATTAATAATGGTTTTCTATTGaacttttcatatatatatatatatatatatatatatatatatatatatatatatatatatatatatatatatatatatatatatatatcttttacaAACCAATATTCTTTTGCAAACCATtcctaaaattcgatttttttgtatgatatttttcaaaaaaaggaAAATTAATACATTAAGTCGAACATATTTAAGATATTTCATAaggaaaacattaaaaatatataaagaatgcatATGTGTATGTTTTACGAATATGTGtatttttttgagatttatgCATAATGGTGGTGTATGTGAGGATAGTGACATGAAGAATATAATGGCGAACAAGCGAATGAATGATGGTGATGACAGGTGGCGTTGGTATTGGCATAATGATGACGATGTTCGATGGTTGTGAAGATGAATTcttgagaaagagagaaagaaacGTAAGCTATAAGGAGAAAAGATAAAGAAAACGTGAGATAATTTTAGAGAAATATTCAATTACCGAAATTAGAGGATtgcattaaaatataattaattaattattatattaattaccATAATTCACTTATCCatatttttaaaatgattggTTTAGGATGTGTTTTGCATTTACACAATACTTGTTATTTTACAAATGAtcataaatctctctctctctctctctctctctctctctctcacacacacacacacgtatacacacactctctctatatatatatacatacatacatacatacatacacacaagcATAGAATTGTCACTTATCCCCTTTCTTGTATCATTAATATCCTCTAATGGCCcattcatacatacatacacacaagcATATAATTGTCACTTATCCCCTTTCCTGTATCATTAATGTCCTCTAATGGCCCACTACAACTAAGGGAAAAACCTATACACTCTTCCCTTAATATGACTTCATAATTTTTTACCAACCTTATGTCCTTTATTTGGAAAAGTGACAAATGGTATATTATTTGTGTGATTTGTTAATGGTATATTATTATTGCGATTTGTTTCTTGTTCAAGAAATTTTCACCTATTGTAAAATAAGCTTCATGTACTTCGATGAAGCTACATGTCCTTGGTTTCATCAAATTGGATAACATTAACTGCCTTTTATCAACCTGTCCAAAAACCTAAATGTTTTCATTATCAATTACTTATATATCTTGTTATTGGACATCAGAAGTATTAATAAATGGACTTTTCCTGGCTATAGGTCGCACAAAAGGATCTATAACACTCTAGAATTTTTCCATATCAACTTCTACATCATCAGTCAAGTCTATCCTATAAATATTGAAGTCACTTTCACTAAAACTATCCATATCTTCACTATTTGTGCTTCTTTCATCTGCTCCATCTATGGCTAAGTCCTCAAATTCCCTATCCACATCTTTATCCATTTATGTATGATATTGACATCACAtgttttacattatatttttcttCAAGGTTCCCAACATATGGAAAACTTTGATCCCCAAGATCAAAGAATGGATCAAAGAAGTTAAATCCTTCTTCATTAATTTTAGGAACAATTCAAAAGGAATTGGGTTATTCTCTACAATCAATGGGACATCGTGCATTGGTACATAAATACCATCACTCAAAGGTGGATCAATTGTAAAACTAATGTAGCTTTGCAACTTTGTTCCTAGATGTACTTTTCAAATTCTATTATTACTAGTGTGTTCTTTTCAAGTGGTATTATTGCTTGAGTAAAGTCAATTTTTATCCTCTTACTATAAGATTTCACTTCTTTCTTCTTTGTCCTCATAGTAATGTACTATGGGGATGGGTCATCTATAATGTATTTAATGATAACTTACTATTAGACTTATAATATCATTGTATCCTTGTCTCTTGATGCTTAGTCAATTTTTATCCTCTTACAAAGATTTGTCTCTTGATGCTTAGTCAATTTTTATcctttaaaatcaatttttatCCTCTTACAAAGATTTGTTTTCGCATTTTTGATTCAATGGTTATTCttttgtatataatcacatatgattttatgtatctaatcacatatgatttgtatAGACAAGATTTTttttccatataaatcatatgtgattagatacatataatcatatgtgattaaatgtatttaatcacatatgactaAAGTTGAAAAAGAACAATTACTGAATCAAGAACGCgataatgaatcttgtccacataaatcatatgttattagatacattatgtgattatatgtatttaatcaaatatgatttatgtgcataatatttattttcgcggtttcgattcaataattggtctcgtgtatttaatcacatgtaattatatgtattcaatcacatgtgattatacatattcaatcacatatgattcatgtGGACAATATTTTTTTCGCATCCTTGATTaaatagttgttctcgtgtagATAGTTACATATGATTATGTGTATCTAATTGCAtgtgattaaatgtatttaataacatatgattaaagtggacaaaaaaaattattgaatcgagaacacaaaaatgaatattgtcccaataatcatatgtgattggatgcatataattacatgtgattaaatacatgagatcAATTATCGAATCAAGAACGTGAAAAAAtgatattgtccatataaatcatatgtatttaaatacatataatcacaagtgattaaatACAAGAGACCAACTATCGAATCGAAAACcgatttatgtgattatatatatctaatcacatatgatttttacagaaaaaaatctttttttttttcgattcaATAATTTAAGTCTCTATAAATTAACATTAATATTGATAGGATGCTTTTTGTAATTTTTTGGATTAATCACAtggtattaaactattcacatatgattaaatataacCCGTCACATATCATATTGTtttcaatttaatttttttttatataaactatCCAAGGAACAACCATTTGGTTTTTAATTAACAGTTATCgtataaaattataaaagatcAATATAACAACATTCAATATTTAATAATCATTAACATGGCGATCAATTTTTTTCATATTAGTCAAACTTTGTTTTTATAATCCTTATTAAAATCAaaccaaatattatatttaaagtaGGAGAAAATGATCAAAATATTTCTTAATAAGTATTAAAAATAAGTAATGGCTATCGGTTATAGTATATTAACATAAATCCAAAAATTGAGAATTAATAGAAATTATACTATAGGCCTTGTATTATCACTATGTGTAGTCTTTTGTTTGTTTGGAAGAAGTGTAGAAAACAGTAACGTATAAGTTAATAAAGCATTGCTAGCTCTATAGACCATTGCTGACCACCTGTATCATTGTCCTTGATTGAATTCACAGAAAAATGCATCAGTTGCCATATCTTCAGTTTTTAATGAAGATATTAATCTATCTCCTCTTCTATTAATTGTATATAAAACCGTAATAGCTCCTTCTTCTATCTCCTCATACGATGAAAAGTAAGATATTAATCTATCTGATGATATCTCAAAGAAGATTAAAGCATCAAATTCAATTGTGAACAGACATTAACAACTAAAACATATTAGGAAGCGAAATTTTAAGGTTGATCTAGATCTGGTGATATTTTTTCTAGTTCTGGTGGTGGACGGCGACGGATCTGGTGGCCGGTGAAATAGATTTGCTTCTGATCCGGTGAAACCATATCCACTTCAAGTTCTCCGACAAACCAAATTGTGTTTTAGAGCAACGGTTCATGGAGACATTTTAGGACGCAGGAGTGGTGGAGGAAGAAGGTTCGGCAAGAGGAGAAGAAAAGATGAGGAAGGTGTTCAGAAGGTTGCCACAACATTTCGTCGGAGAAGAGGGAGGAGGTGGTGGGTTCAGATTGTGGTAGGAGTAGAAGCGGTCGGAGGTGATGAACGAGAAAATCTGTAGCCGATGATTCGAGGACGGtctagtggtttccgacggttGTTCGGTGGTACTTTTCGAAAGTCTTGTGGTTTCCGGCGGTTATCCGGTGGTTTTTGATGACCGTCCATGGAGGCGCAGATGGATATAAGAGGAGAGAGATATAATATTGTAGGGGTGGGTGGAGTGGGTTAGGAGGGTAATTTTTATTTGAGTAAcaaataaattaagaataaatatatttcttttatttaACTAGTGGTCCAAATTCTCAAATGTTCGCAATTTAagaaatgtttatatatatatatatatatatatatatatatatatatatatatatatatatatatatatatatatttcttttatttAACTAGTGGTCCAAATTCTCAAATGTTCGCAATTTAagaaatgttatatatatatatatatatatatatatatatatatatatatatatatatatatatatatatatatatatatatatatatatatatatatatatatatatatatatatatatatatatgggaaaagtgaataggGTATACAAGATAGGTACCCTAATACTTAAAACTACCTAGTTTTAATTAGTAGGTTAATTTGCTAATAAAAAAATACGTAATTTCCTTAATCCTTAATCGTGATCGCATTCATTCGAATCATTCCATCATCAAGAAATCGGAAGTATCTTAAAACGAATTAAAGATATTGGATCGAAATTCAGGGAATTCACACTTATTACCGTGAAAGAAAATTACcaaagttgtgaattttttttgtttgataaaTTGTTGAAGCCCTTATTTTTGCACAACCCATTACCGATCGGCGTTCCCATCTGCCACCACCAGCCACCCGTTTTTCCTCCTCCCTTTTCTCTCTTCACCGTAAAGCTGCATCAGACAAAGCCAATTCATTCACCACACACGTTCAATGAAGACGACGGGATGGTTAATTCACCAAAAAGAAACGATTTCACTGAAATCGGAATTCAATTCAGGGAAGGAAATTTACCGAAGAACAAAACCTATTCACTAAATTGGAATTCTTGGCACATCGATCCAATGCAACGTTCTACAACCCAGCCCCACCCATGAAGTCGATTCAGGTTAGTCCCTATGTCTTTGTCTCTTTCAGTTTCACGAACACCTCCTCTTAAAAATCTTCAATTTCCCATTCGCTTTTGTCCCACAGGAACTTCATTGTTTGCCCTCTTCCTTGAAATGGGCAATGTCGGATCAACATCACTACAGGCAACTCATTTTCACTAGAAATTATAGTTTATGCAGCCTGTCCACCAGGTGTTCGATTAAATGCCTAAGTGAACTTTTGTGTCAATTATGTGCAATGAATGATGTATCTGATAACGTTTGTTTGTTTCCAAACATGAATTTCCAGTTTGGATGCGTCCATATGCTCGTAGAGCTTGGACTCGTGCATTTCATTCAAGAAACCCACTGCCAAAAACATAAATCAcactttattatttattatttataatacaAGCAACTTTGTTTTCACATAAATAAAACTACACAACTCTTATTCTTAGGTTAGGTGCATTTTCTTTTTTACTTACTTAATAGAAAAAGAAGTGAAATGCTTAAATATAGAATGTCAAAATAACCAAAGAGGCGAATGAAAACTCTATTTACCTTCTTTTAAAGGAGGACGGAATTGATCTGGTCCAGTTTTGTAAGCCTTGCTCATCCCAAGATGAAATGGTATGAATTTGACCTGTTTCATTTATTTGCATTTGTTGCTCAATTTCTGCCTTAGTTGACTTCCTGGTGTTCTTTTCATATTGCATATCTTCAATTGCATTCAATGAGGGCAATCCTGGAAAACATAAAAGTCAAATGAAATTACTGTTGGTAAATTATATTGAATGTGATTTGTTGTTGCTGCTTAATGAAATTACATGAGCTTCAACATGTTTTCAATTTCCATTTTCTATTGAAAAGATTACAAGGATATTTATGTCTTTTGCATAGAAATCACAATTAACTAGTCAAAAATTTACTAAAAACATCATACCTTCAATTTAGGGACCTGGAATTCATATGCAATGCTGCCCATTTATTCACTACTGTCTGGATTGTCTGGATTCTGGGATAGTTTTTTTGTTGTTAAGTAgaacaagttaaaaaaaaataaatgattaaaaGTGACAGAAATCATTTAAGCCCTGATGTCAAGGGGACAAACAATGTATCTAGTTCCATTCCCGTTTAACAAATTACAAATGCAAAGTTATTCTCATGTGCAGGTGATTACCATTGAAAGATCTTGGGTTGCACGGAGACACCAAAGAAGTTGAAGATTGTATTAAATGATGTAATCATGTATTAGTTAGGACAAAAAAAATTGTAGGTTTTTAGAAAGTGTATAGAAAAAGTATTGTTTCTGGTGGATTGAGCTGAAATTGGAACCCGCTTTTCTTACTTAGTcgaaatagcaatgtatttataaatacttttgtttttaaCCCAATACCATCATATTTTCGTTTTTAACCCATAATAgcatcataatttcgtttttaacccacaatagcaTCATATTTTCGTTTTTAACCCACATTTGCATCACATTTTCGTTTATAACCCACAATAGCATCATAATTTCATTTTTAACCATCAATAGCATTATATTTTCGTTTTTTTACCGACAATAgcatcataattttgtttttcaCCCACATAGCATCATAATTTTGTTTATAACCCACAATAgcatcataatttcgtttttaACCCTCAATAGCATTATATTTCTGTTTTTCACCGACAATAgcatcataattttgtttttcaCCCACATAgcatcataattttgtttttaacccacaatagcatcataatttcgtttttaACCCTCAATAGCATCATAATTTTCGTTTTTCACCGACAATAgcatcataattttgtttttcaCCCACATAgcatcataattttgtttttaacccacaatagcatcataatttcgtttttaACCCTCAATAGCATTATATTTTCGTTTTTCACCGACAATAgcatcataattttgtttttcaCCCACATAgcatcataattttgtttttaacccacaatagcatcataatttcgtttttaACCCTCAATAGCATTATATTTTCGTTTTTCACCGACAATAgcatcataattttgtttttcaCCCACATAgcatcataattttgtttttaacccaaaatagcatcataatttcgtttttaACCCTCAATAACATTATATTTTCGTTTTTCACCGACAATAGCATCATAATTTTGTTTTCCACCCACATAGCTTCATAATTTTGCGATTAACCCACAATACCATCCTAATTCCGTTTTTCACCCACAACAacatcataattttgtttttaacCCACATTtgcatcatatttttgtttttaacctaaaataacatcctactttcatttgaAAGACATAATAACAACTAACATTCAATttaaacacaaaaatcataaataatcaacaatttttatttgaaaactataaaaaaaatgttaagaaACATAAAACATTTCCAGATTATTCATACATTGTTAACcaaaaaagaatgtcaaaaatgccAAGACGCATATCGAATTTTCCTTTGCTCACAAAAACAACACATCTTATCATTATGTCTCTTCCAATGATTCATCTGACtgatacatgtaaaaaaaatattgttaataTAATTATTAGAGTTCTAAATCAtgtaaattaaattaatattaaaagTACCTTTCGTTTGGAACAACTAGTAGTGTAATGACCCAATCCTTGACAGTAAGAGCATGTACGTTTTTTGGGGGCTTCTAAAGAAGACCTGATTCTACTAGCAACTTTAGGACGCCCTTTTGTAGTAGATGGACCAAGAGGATCACGGACAGATAACTGTGACATCATATCTATTTGCGAAACTCCCATACAAGAACCTTGAGATATATTCTCCAAAGACGTAGATTTctttcgatttgtttgatcatCTAAAAGACTTATCAATATTGTATTGACTTTTTGTATCTCTGAAGGGGAGTCTCTTGCTTGTTCAATTAGTTTAGTAAAATTTGAACGGACACACCATAGTGTGTAGGCACTAACTCCATTTTCATTATTCATTTTTCCGAGTCCGATACTAGCACTACCTAGTTTGTACCTAACACTAAGGGTCCATCGGGGTAAAATATAGTGACTCGGGAGTTCTTTAACatgtttcttcttcatcacgtATAGGCTATGTTTGCATAAAATCCCATTTGTCTCATACTTAGCACAAGAACATGTGACGCTGACTTGATCCAAAGAACGAAAGGTAAC encodes:
- the LOC111905519 gene encoding mavicyanin encodes the protein MEQPTLSIYIHPIILKVKLSNRMGNQVLVVFLSLIAFGFAITSNANTYTVGDNSGWDISTNLDTWEQDKKFIVGDVLVFQYASTDSVCEVGKESFQTCNTTNVIKCFSDGNTSIPLTSPGERYFFCGNRLYCYSGMKLDVLVERNQSIVAEAPLTGVPEAESGGSKNNNPSTVVPSTAMFVRVGSESVCLGIFGLLGILIWIF